A portion of the Sulfuriferula sp. AH1 genome contains these proteins:
- a CDS encoding cbb3-type cytochrome c oxidase subunit 3, producing the protein MEWLNWFASFENTKPVALVILFVLFVLILFYVFGSKKRSERLESYKNMPFLDDESETKEDKK; encoded by the coding sequence ATGGAATGGCTAAATTGGTTCGCATCGTTTGAAAACACTAAACCTGTCGCACTCGTGATTCTGTTTGTTTTATTTGTGCTGATATTGTTTTATGTGTTTGGCAGCAAAAAACGAAGCGAACGGCTGGAAAGCTACAAAAATATGCCATTTCTTGATGATGAATCTGAAACCAAGGAAGATAAAAAATGA
- a CDS encoding chorismate lyase has translation MGLSGWHEALCGVPDSMRAWLLDPGSLTQRICGRCADFTVHEIGQRDAPPLLDEVRITGLGIKQHALLREVYLSCGAMPMVFAHSVLPYPSLVGRWAKLGRLGNHPLGAALFADPQVRRECMQFRKIDARHPLYAQAAAAISRPPPSLWARRSLFALTTRRILVTEVFLPDILTL, from the coding sequence ATGGGCTTGTCAGGATGGCATGAGGCCTTGTGCGGGGTACCGGACTCAATGCGGGCGTGGTTGCTCGATCCAGGTTCGCTCACACAGCGCATTTGCGGCCGATGCGCAGATTTTACGGTGCATGAAATAGGTCAGCGTGATGCGCCTCCGTTGCTGGATGAAGTTCGAATCACGGGGCTTGGTATCAAGCAGCATGCTTTGTTGCGCGAGGTGTATTTGTCCTGCGGCGCAATGCCGATGGTGTTCGCGCACAGTGTACTGCCTTACCCGAGTCTGGTCGGACGGTGGGCGAAGCTGGGGCGATTGGGGAATCATCCCTTGGGTGCGGCTTTATTCGCCGACCCGCAAGTGCGCCGCGAATGCATGCAGTTCAGGAAAATAGATGCGCGTCATCCGCTGTACGCGCAGGCTGCTGCGGCAATTTCTCGGCCACCGCCCAGTTTGTGGGCGCGGCGTTCCTTATTTGCATTGACGACGCGACGTATACTCGTGACCGAAGTGTTTTTACCGGATATTCTGACTTTATGA
- a CDS encoding SCO family protein, whose product MRSIGLLAAYALAITLCGCEQKPPPPLTNVVAEDITGADYAQDFDLIDHNGQHRQLHDFRGKAVAVFFGYTHCPDVCPTTLYDFSVAMKMLGADAARVQVLFVTVDPERDTPAVLGQYVPTFNPTFMGLYADPAKTALTAKKFHIYYHKHAPDSAGRYAVDHSAFTYVYDTAGRLRLKMPFAETPENIASDLRQILR is encoded by the coding sequence ATGCGAAGTATCGGTTTGCTGGCAGCCTATGCACTTGCAATAACGTTGTGCGGGTGTGAGCAAAAACCACCGCCCCCGCTGACCAACGTGGTTGCGGAAGACATTACCGGCGCAGATTATGCGCAGGATTTCGACTTGATCGATCATAATGGTCAGCATCGGCAATTGCACGATTTTCGAGGCAAAGCGGTTGCTGTCTTTTTTGGTTATACGCATTGTCCGGATGTATGCCCCACGACACTGTATGATTTTTCGGTCGCCATGAAAATGCTGGGTGCTGATGCGGCCAGGGTACAGGTATTATTCGTAACTGTAGATCCCGAACGGGATACGCCGGCTGTGCTGGGGCAATATGTGCCTACATTTAACCCGACTTTCATGGGACTGTATGCCGACCCTGCCAAAACCGCGCTTACTGCAAAAAAATTCCATATTTACTATCACAAACATGCGCCTGATTCGGCTGGACGCTACGCAGTAGACCATAGTGCGTTCACTTACGTCTATGACACGGCAGGGCGTTTGCGTCTGAAAATGCCATTCGCGGAAACGCCGGAAAATATCGCCAGCGACCTGCGTCAAATATTGAGATAA
- a CDS encoding phosphate/phosphite/phosphonate ABC transporter substrate-binding protein — translation MKKLWVMGLWLYAMSATAAETMFIGFQDYNRSPIQAAQDSRGFTAYLSRVLGMPVKVETIREHDKLIAEAKQKRFGLMFAPASMIMEANAVAGYEPVARVPGQLAAAFAAPASSGIAFPEDMKGKRIGFTDRNSMITLLALAKLREMKINPATYFKSVSYYHDIDGVYTAFKYHLIDVGVANSIVYNSWNNSGGMDLNLIMQSEGAPHLTFAVRGDYPAAFKQKITQALLNASKDANAMQSFRGAGFPDFEPVDMMQYKAMMAYIGTK, via the coding sequence ATGAAGAAATTGTGGGTGATGGGTTTGTGGCTGTATGCCATGTCGGCAACTGCGGCAGAAACGATGTTTATCGGATTTCAGGATTATAACCGCAGCCCAATCCAAGCGGCTCAGGATTCACGCGGTTTCACCGCGTATTTGTCGCGAGTGCTGGGTATGCCGGTCAAGGTGGAGACCATACGTGAACACGACAAGTTGATCGCCGAGGCGAAACAGAAGCGGTTCGGTTTGATGTTTGCGCCCGCTTCCATGATTATGGAAGCCAATGCAGTTGCCGGATATGAGCCGGTGGCGCGAGTGCCGGGCCAACTGGCCGCTGCGTTTGCGGCACCGGCATCATCCGGTATTGCGTTTCCTGAAGACATGAAAGGCAAGCGTATCGGCTTTACCGACAGGAATTCGATGATCACGTTGCTGGCATTGGCGAAGTTGCGGGAGATGAAAATCAATCCGGCTACCTATTTCAAAAGCGTGAGTTATTATCATGATATAGATGGTGTTTATACCGCGTTCAAATACCATTTGATCGACGTGGGCGTGGCGAATTCGATTGTGTACAACTCATGGAACAATAGCGGCGGCATGGACTTGAATCTGATCATGCAAAGCGAGGGTGCGCCGCATTTGACTTTTGCGGTGCGTGGTGACTATCCGGCTGCTTTCAAGCAAAAAATTACGCAGGCGTTGCTGAATGCCAGCAAGGATGCGAATGCAATGCAAAGTTTCCGCGGTGCAGGTTTCCCTGATTTTGAGCCGGTGGATATGATGCAATACAAGGCAATGATGGCTTATATCGGAACCAAATAA
- the ccoN gene encoding cytochrome-c oxidase, cbb3-type subunit I — MAATTVSGSEQYNFEIVKKFSIMAVVWGLIGMAIGVYIASELAWPFLNFDIPYITFGRLRPAHTSSVIFGFGGSALFATSYYVVQRTCQARLISDGMASFTFWGWQAAIFLADISYMLGYTQSREYAEMEWPIDILIEVVWVTYLAVFVGTIMRRKQPHIYVANWFFLAFILATALLHTFNNLAVPISLFSMKSYSLFSGTQDAMTQWWYGHNAVGFFLTAAFLGMMYYFVPKQAGRPIFSYRLSIVHFWALSFLYMWVGAHHLHWTALPDWTSTLAATFSIMLLLPSWGGMINGIMTLSGAWDKLRTDPIMRFLIVALSFYGMSTFEGPLMALKDVNALSHYTDWTVGHVHSGALGWVAMVSFGSLYHMIPKLWNTKMWSQKLIEVHFWFATIGVLLYITAMWISGITQGLMWRAFDQFGNLQYSFVESVAAMHPFYAMRAIGGMFFVTGMSLMFINVMMTIRQGKREAAKLHAASHGKMTGMASA, encoded by the coding sequence ATGGCGGCTACGACAGTTAGCGGTTCAGAGCAGTACAATTTCGAGATTGTTAAGAAATTTTCAATCATGGCGGTGGTTTGGGGCTTGATCGGAATGGCAATAGGCGTATATATTGCATCCGAACTGGCTTGGCCGTTTCTGAATTTTGATATTCCTTACATTACCTTCGGGCGCTTGCGTCCAGCACACACGAGTAGTGTGATTTTTGGTTTTGGCGGTAGCGCGCTCTTCGCTACATCGTATTACGTGGTGCAGCGTACTTGCCAGGCCCGGCTGATCAGTGACGGCATGGCCAGCTTTACCTTCTGGGGTTGGCAGGCCGCTATTTTTCTGGCCGATATCAGCTATATGCTTGGCTATACCCAAAGCCGCGAATATGCGGAAATGGAATGGCCGATAGATATCCTGATTGAAGTGGTCTGGGTGACATATCTGGCGGTGTTCGTGGGGACGATCATGCGTCGCAAGCAGCCGCATATCTACGTTGCCAACTGGTTCTTCCTCGCGTTTATTCTGGCAACAGCATTGCTGCATACTTTCAACAATCTGGCAGTGCCTATCAGCCTATTCTCGATGAAGTCGTACAGCCTGTTCTCGGGTACTCAAGATGCGATGACCCAATGGTGGTATGGCCATAATGCTGTGGGTTTCTTCCTGACAGCAGCGTTCCTGGGGATGATGTACTATTTCGTGCCCAAGCAAGCCGGCCGTCCGATTTTTTCGTATCGCTTGTCCATCGTTCACTTCTGGGCATTGTCCTTCCTGTACATGTGGGTAGGTGCGCATCACCTGCACTGGACCGCGTTGCCTGACTGGACTTCCACTTTGGCCGCGACTTTCTCCATCATGTTGTTGCTGCCATCCTGGGGCGGCATGATTAACGGCATTATGACCTTGTCAGGTGCCTGGGATAAATTACGTACCGATCCTATCATGCGCTTCCTGATCGTGGCGCTGTCCTTCTACGGCATGTCCACTTTCGAAGGTCCGTTAATGGCTCTGAAAGATGTGAATGCACTGTCCCACTACACGGACTGGACGGTCGGTCATGTGCACTCGGGTGCATTGGGTTGGGTGGCGATGGTAAGTTTCGGTTCGCTCTATCACATGATTCCCAAATTGTGGAATACCAAGATGTGGAGTCAGAAACTGATTGAAGTCCACTTCTGGTTCGCGACTATCGGCGTGCTGCTGTATATCACTGCAATGTGGATATCCGGTATTACCCAAGGTTTGATGTGGCGTGCATTTGATCAATTCGGCAATTTGCAATACTCGTTTGTTGAATCTGTTGCAGCTATGCATCCATTCTATGCAATGCGTGCTATCGGCGGTATGTTCTTCGTGACCGGTATGAGCCTGATGTTCATCAACGTAATGATGACTATTCGTCAAGGTAAGCGTGAAGCAGCCAAATTACATGCTGCTTCACATGGCAAAATGACCGGCATGGCTAGCGCATAA
- a CDS encoding D-alanyl-D-alanine carboxypeptidase family protein produces MQLLSLSRVIGAFFLGVLLETSAAAVPLPVIPDAPDVDARNYVLVDPASGQVLAAREAEQKVPPASLTKLMTAYLTLQALQQGRLKLDQVVPVSVAAWKAGGSTMFLQPGLPATVEQMIQGMVVVSGNDAAVALAEAIAGNTDSFVQMMNMTAAQLGMTHSHFDNVDGLPTPTHRVSARDIAILTEDIIRQFPQYLHYFGEKSFTYNKVTQANWNPLVFSDATVTGMKTGHTEEAGYCLDATATRNGRHLLAVVLGSASRTGSAKAAEALLNYGYSFFETRRAYSAGQVISTVRNNQASPATITIGSLGDVWVTVPRGRYAQLKSSVSLFQQMPLPLKRGQHVGSLILSADGKEVARVPLVSLQAVEKAGWFGHMWNIIRAMF; encoded by the coding sequence ATGCAGTTATTGTCTTTGTCGCGTGTCATTGGCGCGTTCTTCCTTGGTGTGTTGCTGGAAACCAGTGCCGCAGCAGTTCCCCTCCCGGTTATCCCCGATGCACCTGATGTGGATGCACGCAATTATGTGCTGGTGGATCCGGCTTCCGGACAGGTATTGGCCGCCCGCGAGGCCGAGCAGAAAGTGCCGCCGGCCAGTCTGACCAAGCTGATGACCGCGTATCTGACTTTGCAGGCGCTGCAACAAGGCAGGCTCAAGCTCGATCAGGTGGTGCCGGTCAGCGTCGCCGCGTGGAAGGCGGGTGGTTCGACCATGTTTTTGCAACCCGGTCTGCCCGCCACCGTGGAACAGATGATTCAGGGGATGGTGGTGGTGTCCGGCAACGATGCGGCCGTGGCCCTGGCGGAAGCTATCGCCGGTAATACCGACAGCTTCGTGCAGATGATGAATATGACTGCCGCCCAGCTGGGCATGACGCATAGCCATTTCGATAATGTGGATGGCTTGCCAACGCCAACCCATCGTGTCAGCGCCCGCGACATTGCGATCCTGACCGAAGATATTATTCGCCAGTTTCCGCAGTACCTGCATTATTTCGGCGAGAAGTCGTTCACTTATAACAAAGTCACGCAAGCGAACTGGAATCCGCTGGTATTCAGCGACGCTACGGTGACCGGCATGAAAACCGGTCATACCGAAGAGGCCGGATATTGCCTGGATGCAACGGCTACCCGTAATGGCCGCCATTTGCTTGCCGTAGTGCTCGGTTCTGCTTCGCGGACAGGCAGCGCCAAGGCCGCCGAGGCGCTGCTCAATTACGGTTACAGCTTTTTCGAGACACGACGCGCATACAGTGCGGGTCAGGTTATCAGTACGGTGCGGAATAATCAGGCAAGTCCGGCCACGATAACCATCGGTAGCCTGGGTGATGTCTGGGTTACGGTGCCGCGCGGGCGCTATGCGCAACTCAAATCCAGCGTGAGTCTGTTCCAGCAAATGCCATTGCCGCTGAAACGCGGCCAGCATGTGGGTTCGCTCATTCTGAGTGCGGATGGCAAAGAAGTTGCCCGCGTGCCGCTGGTGTCGCTGCAGGCGGTTGAGAAAGCGGGCTGGTTCGGCCACATGTGGAATATCATCCGGGCCATGTTCTGA
- the ubiA gene encoding 4-hydroxybenzoate octaprenyltransferase, translating into MILTERLEQYEKLMRLDKPIGILLLLWPTLWGMWFASAGHPAWLVVWIFMLGTVLMRSAGCVVNDYADREFDPHVARTKDRPLAAGRISGKEALLLAVVLSLLAFLLILPLNKLVMLLSVPALLLAASYPYTKRFLAIPQAYLGIAFGFGIPMAYAAVQGIVPGQAWMLLLANVFWAVAYDTEYAMVDKVDDLKIGIKTSAITFGRFDVFAVMLCYAMALGLLAWVGWQDQRGLAYFSGLVVAAGIALYHYGLIRGREPEKCFRAFLHNHWLGAAVFAGLMLDYIWHKVIL; encoded by the coding sequence ATGATCCTGACTGAACGATTGGAACAGTATGAAAAGCTGATGCGCCTGGATAAGCCTATCGGTATTCTGTTATTGCTATGGCCTACGCTATGGGGGATGTGGTTTGCCTCGGCAGGACATCCGGCCTGGCTGGTCGTATGGATATTCATGCTTGGTACCGTGTTGATGCGTTCGGCCGGTTGTGTCGTCAACGATTATGCGGACCGTGAATTTGATCCGCATGTGGCGCGTACCAAAGACCGACCGCTGGCGGCTGGGCGGATATCCGGCAAAGAAGCGTTATTGCTGGCAGTGGTTTTGTCACTACTGGCGTTTTTGCTAATCTTGCCGCTCAATAAGCTGGTGATGCTATTGTCCGTTCCCGCGTTATTGCTGGCGGCGAGCTATCCTTATACCAAGCGCTTTCTAGCCATCCCGCAAGCCTACCTGGGAATCGCGTTCGGGTTCGGTATCCCTATGGCTTATGCTGCAGTGCAAGGCATTGTGCCTGGACAAGCCTGGATGCTGCTGCTGGCGAATGTGTTCTGGGCGGTGGCGTATGATACCGAGTATGCCATGGTAGACAAGGTGGATGATTTAAAGATAGGAATTAAAACCTCGGCGATTACCTTCGGTCGTTTTGATGTGTTCGCGGTCATGTTGTGTTACGCCATGGCGTTAGGATTGCTGGCCTGGGTGGGATGGCAGGATCAGCGAGGCCTTGCCTATTTTTCCGGGCTGGTTGTGGCTGCAGGCATTGCGCTTTATCATTACGGATTGATACGCGGGCGTGAGCCGGAGAAATGTTTTCGTGCATTCCTGCATAACCATTGGCTTGGTGCGGCTGTATTTGCCGGGTTGATGTTGGATTATATATGGCATAAGGTGATATTGTGA
- the ccoO gene encoding cytochrome-c oxidase, cbb3-type subunit II, with protein MFNFKHEWIETNIGLLLVLTMLAISIGGLVEIAPLFFIKDTVEKVDGVRPYTPLELRGRDIYQREGCYLCHSQMIRPFRDEALRYGHYSLAAESQYDHPFQWGSKRTGPDLARVGKKYSNEWQVAHLVSPRSMVPESVMPNFPWLLTTELDISDITDRMKALREVGVPYSLNKDEYEANVKKFGKETAKMLNIADARKNLIEQAQQGNYDGDRSSISEMDALVAYLQVLGTMVDFRKYDDDAFVKYR; from the coding sequence ATGTTTAACTTTAAGCATGAGTGGATTGAAACCAACATCGGTTTGTTACTGGTGTTAACGATGTTGGCGATCAGTATTGGTGGTTTGGTGGAAATTGCGCCATTGTTCTTCATCAAGGACACGGTAGAGAAGGTTGATGGCGTGCGCCCTTACACACCGCTGGAATTACGTGGGCGTGATATATATCAGCGCGAAGGCTGCTATCTGTGTCATTCGCAAATGATTCGTCCGTTCCGTGACGAAGCATTGCGCTACGGGCATTATTCATTGGCTGCTGAATCCCAATATGACCACCCTTTCCAGTGGGGTTCCAAGCGAACAGGCCCTGATCTGGCGCGTGTTGGTAAAAAGTACTCGAATGAATGGCAGGTTGCACATCTGGTTAGCCCGCGCTCTATGGTGCCGGAATCCGTGATGCCAAACTTCCCATGGTTATTGACGACTGAGCTGGATATTTCTGACATAACAGATCGTATGAAGGCGTTACGTGAAGTTGGTGTGCCTTATTCGCTGAATAAAGACGAATATGAAGCAAACGTTAAGAAATTCGGTAAAGAAACCGCGAAAATGTTGAACATTGCTGATGCTCGTAAAAACCTGATTGAGCAAGCGCAGCAAGGTAACTATGACGGTGATCGGAGCAGTATTTCCGAAATGGATGCTCTCGTAGCGTATCTCCAAGTGCTGGGAACGATGGTTGATTTCCGCAAATACGACGATGATGCATTCGTCAAATATCGTTAA
- a CDS encoding RidA family protein has product MTRQIISTADAPAAIGTYSQAVKVGDTVYLSGQIGLNPASMQLADGIVAQIHQVFQNLRAVATASGGSLADIVKLNVFLTDLSHFAKVNEIMAEYFVAPYPARAAVGVAALPRGAEVEADGVMVLG; this is encoded by the coding sequence ATGACCAGGCAAATTATCAGCACTGCCGATGCACCCGCAGCAATCGGCACTTATTCGCAGGCAGTCAAGGTTGGCGATACCGTTTACCTGTCAGGGCAGATCGGCTTGAATCCGGCGAGCATGCAACTGGCTGACGGTATTGTCGCGCAGATTCATCAGGTGTTCCAGAACCTGCGGGCGGTGGCAACGGCTTCCGGCGGCAGTCTGGCGGACATAGTCAAACTCAATGTGTTCCTCACCGACTTGAGCCATTTTGCCAAGGTTAACGAGATCATGGCCGAGTATTTCGTAGCGCCTTATCCTGCGCGAGCGGCGGTCGGTGTGGCGGCATTGCCGCGCGGCGCCGAAGTCGAGGCGGATGGAGTGATGGTGCTGGGTTAA
- a CDS encoding Rrf2 family transcriptional regulator yields the protein MILSRTSQYAVQAMIYMATQPPGAPVLNKDIAARLNVPAPYLAKILQSLSKGGLLYSFRGRLGGFCLREEAAQVSLMQLLQLTEGADFTQSCLLGLKRCSDETACPVHARWLPIKEKVIEMLNQMSLADLATAVQSGRYRLADMPIAALPTEP from the coding sequence GTGATTCTTTCTCGAACCAGTCAATACGCCGTCCAAGCGATGATTTATATGGCAACCCAGCCGCCTGGCGCGCCTGTGCTTAACAAGGATATAGCGGCGCGGTTAAACGTGCCCGCGCCTTATCTGGCGAAGATATTGCAAAGCTTGAGCAAGGGCGGTTTGTTATATTCCTTCCGTGGACGTTTAGGCGGCTTTTGTCTGCGCGAAGAGGCCGCGCAGGTGTCCTTGATGCAGTTGCTGCAATTGACCGAAGGTGCTGATTTTACGCAAAGCTGTTTGTTGGGTTTGAAGCGCTGTAGCGATGAGACGGCATGTCCTGTGCATGCGCGCTGGTTGCCTATCAAGGAAAAGGTAATCGAAATGCTGAATCAGATGTCTCTGGCGGATTTGGCTACGGCGGTGCAAAGCGGACGTTATCGTTTGGCGGACATGCCCATAGCGGCGCTACCAACAGAGCCGTAA
- the recG gene encoding ATP-dependent DNA helicase RecG — protein MATADKVAGLDMAAPLPAAFAKLGLTTYADLLLHLPLRYEDETRITPIANVLHGELAQVQGVVTHSDVQYKPRKQLVVRIADADGELSLRFLHFYGSQTRQFTPGNVIRAVGEARGGFFGVEMVHPRCRVVSADTPLPDSLTPVYPAAAGVSQTLLRKHIAMMLAQADLTDSLPEPLREQYRLMRFGESVLALHRPAPEASLAALADRVHPAWQRIKFDELLAQQLSLRLARQTRRALGAPVIGGDGKLAAQLLANLPFALTAAQQRVWQEIGRDMTEPYPMQRLLQGDVGSGKTVIAALAAAQAIGGGYQAAFMAPTEILAEQHFYKLRSWFEPLGVEVVWLTGSLAKKARQTAMDKLVSGEAMLAAGTHALFQEQVAFVRLGLAVIDEQHRFGVAQRLALRQKGAQPHQLMMSATPIPRTLSMSYYADLDVSVIDELPPGRTPIVTKLVADNRREELIGLVRDKCYSGAQVYWVCPLIEESEKLQLQTAVDTFTALSAALPGVRVDLVHGRMNSADKAAVMAKFAAGQVGLLVATTVIEVGVDVPNASLMVIEHAERMGLAQLHQLRGRVGRGAAKSVCVLLYQQPLSALARARLKIIFESADGFYIASEDLNLRGPGEFLGARQSGAPMLRFADLAEDADLLDRAQQAADIMLDKYPAAVASHLSRWLSGRQEFGKA, from the coding sequence ATGGCCACCGCCGATAAAGTGGCTGGCCTGGATATGGCCGCACCCTTGCCCGCAGCTTTCGCCAAGCTGGGTCTGACGACTTATGCTGATCTGCTATTGCACTTGCCATTGCGCTATGAGGATGAAACCCGGATTACGCCTATCGCCAACGTGTTGCATGGCGAGCTGGCGCAGGTGCAGGGGGTGGTGACGCACAGTGACGTGCAATATAAACCGCGAAAACAGTTGGTTGTCCGTATCGCTGATGCGGACGGCGAACTGAGTTTGCGGTTTTTGCATTTTTACGGCAGCCAGACCAGGCAATTCACGCCAGGCAATGTGATTCGTGCGGTAGGTGAGGCGCGCGGCGGATTCTTCGGTGTGGAAATGGTGCATCCTCGCTGCCGCGTAGTGAGTGCGGATACGCCGTTGCCGGACAGTCTGACGCCGGTTTATCCGGCAGCAGCCGGCGTGTCGCAAACGCTGTTGCGCAAGCACATTGCGATGATGCTGGCACAGGCGGATTTGACGGATAGCTTGCCGGAGCCGTTGCGTGAGCAATACCGGTTAATGCGCTTCGGCGAGAGCGTGCTGGCTTTGCATCGTCCAGCTCCCGAGGCGTCATTAGCGGCGCTGGCGGATCGTGTGCATCCGGCCTGGCAACGCATCAAATTTGATGAATTGCTGGCTCAACAGCTGTCGTTACGCCTGGCGCGGCAAACGCGGCGGGCGTTGGGTGCACCCGTAATCGGCGGAGACGGCAAGCTGGCGGCGCAATTGCTGGCGAACTTGCCGTTTGCGCTGACTGCAGCGCAGCAGCGTGTGTGGCAGGAAATCGGTCGCGATATGACCGAGCCCTATCCCATGCAACGGCTGTTGCAGGGCGATGTCGGCAGCGGCAAGACCGTGATTGCGGCGCTGGCCGCAGCCCAGGCCATTGGCGGAGGCTATCAGGCAGCTTTCATGGCACCGACCGAGATCCTGGCAGAACAGCATTTCTATAAATTGCGTTCCTGGTTCGAGCCGCTGGGCGTAGAGGTGGTGTGGCTGACAGGCAGTCTGGCGAAAAAGGCCCGGCAGACTGCCATGGACAAACTCGTAAGCGGCGAGGCGATGCTGGCGGCGGGGACCCATGCGCTGTTTCAGGAGCAGGTGGCGTTCGTGCGTCTGGGTTTGGCGGTGATTGACGAGCAACACCGTTTTGGCGTGGCGCAGCGTCTGGCTTTGCGGCAAAAAGGGGCGCAGCCGCATCAGCTGATGATGAGCGCGACGCCGATACCGCGCACGTTGTCGATGAGTTATTACGCCGATCTGGATGTGTCGGTAATTGACGAGTTGCCGCCGGGGCGCACACCGATTGTGACCAAGCTGGTGGCCGATAACCGGCGCGAGGAGTTGATCGGGCTGGTGCGGGATAAGTGCTACTCAGGGGCGCAGGTGTATTGGGTGTGCCCGCTGATTGAGGAATCGGAAAAACTGCAATTGCAGACGGCGGTCGATACGTTTACCGCGTTATCGGCAGCGTTGCCCGGTGTGCGGGTGGATCTGGTGCATGGCCGCATGAACAGTGCCGATAAAGCGGCGGTGATGGCGAAATTCGCTGCCGGTCAGGTGGGCTTGCTGGTGGCGACCACGGTGATCGAAGTGGGGGTGGATGTGCCCAACGCTTCGTTAATGGTGATCGAACACGCCGAACGCATGGGGCTGGCGCAATTGCATCAATTGCGCGGCCGGGTGGGGCGTGGTGCGGCGAAAAGCGTATGCGTGCTGTTGTATCAGCAGCCGTTGTCCGCGTTGGCGCGGGCACGACTTAAAATCATATTCGAGAGCGCCGACGGGTTTTATATTGCCAGCGAAGACCTTAATTTGCGCGGTCCGGGCGAGTTCTTGGGGGCGCGGCAATCGGGAGCGCCGATGCTGCGTTTTGCAGACCTGGCGGAGGATGCGGATTTGCTGGACAGGGCGCAACAGGCTGCTGATATCATGCTGGATAAATATCCGGCAGCGGTGGCATCGCATTTGTCGCGCTGGCTGAGCGGACGCCAGGAATTTGGCAAGGCATAA
- a CDS encoding DMT family transporter has product MNWIEGLQRPGVVPALGAALLFGAGTPLAKWLLGAIDPWLLAGLLYLGSGVGLTLYRYLSHAPAVNLPRRELPWLAGAILAGGIIAPVLLMAGLAGMEAAGVSLLLNAESVFTALLAWFVFRENFDRRIALGMLAIVAGALVLSWPAQAGVVPLWSMLAVLGACLAWGVDNNLTRKVSLTDATWIAAVKGLMSGAVNLTLAFWLGAVMPALPALAGAMVVGLFAYGVSLTLFVVALRYLGTARTGAYFSVAPFFGALLAVLMGEPLNLPLIVAGLLMALGVWLHLTERHEHSHDHEAMEHEHEHVHDEHHQHTHDYPLPADGRHSHLHRHEPLSHTHAHFPDAHHRHPH; this is encoded by the coding sequence ATGAACTGGATTGAAGGTTTGCAACGACCTGGCGTCGTACCTGCGTTAGGCGCGGCCTTGTTGTTTGGCGCCGGTACGCCTCTGGCGAAATGGCTGCTGGGCGCGATTGATCCATGGCTGTTGGCGGGCCTGCTCTATCTGGGTTCCGGAGTCGGCCTGACACTGTACCGCTATCTGAGTCATGCGCCTGCTGTTAACCTGCCGCGCCGGGAATTGCCTTGGCTGGCCGGGGCGATACTGGCTGGCGGGATCATTGCGCCGGTGCTGCTGATGGCCGGGCTGGCCGGCATGGAGGCGGCTGGAGTCTCATTGCTGCTGAATGCGGAAAGCGTATTTACCGCATTGCTGGCGTGGTTCGTGTTCAGGGAAAATTTTGACCGGCGCATTGCGCTGGGCATGCTGGCGATCGTCGCCGGTGCGCTGGTGCTGAGCTGGCCTGCACAGGCGGGCGTCGTGCCGCTATGGTCGATGCTGGCTGTGCTGGGCGCATGTCTGGCATGGGGTGTCGACAATAATCTGACGCGCAAGGTGTCGCTTACCGACGCAACCTGGATCGCTGCGGTGAAAGGCCTGATGTCCGGCGCGGTCAACCTGACGCTGGCTTTCTGGCTGGGGGCGGTTATGCCTGCATTACCTGCCCTAGCCGGGGCAATGGTGGTGGGACTGTTTGCTTATGGCGTGAGTCTGACGCTGTTCGTGGTCGCGTTGCGTTATCTGGGGACGGCGCGTACCGGCGCGTATTTTTCCGTCGCGCCGTTTTTCGGTGCGCTGCTTGCCGTGCTGATGGGCGAGCCGCTTAACTTGCCGTTAATCGTTGCCGGGCTATTGATGGCGTTGGGCGTCTGGCTGCATTTGACCGAACGCCATGAGCACAGCCATGACCACGAAGCCATGGAACATGAGCACGAGCATGTGCATGATGAACATCACCAGCACACCCATGATTATCCGTTGCCAGCGGACGGCAGGCATAGCCACTTGCACCGGCATGAGCCGTTATCGCACACGCATGCACATTTTCCGGATGCTCACCATCGGCACCCGCATTGA